The Thiorhodovibrio litoralis genome includes a window with the following:
- a CDS encoding ABC transporter ATP-binding protein, producing MILLELENVSVELGGRSLLRGVSLQLRAGELLGLIGPNGAGKSTLLKTVVQLLPTAVGGAWAGRIRLLGQDTNTLDPRERARRLAYLSQDDRVQWPIRVEDLVALGRHPYHPTWRGVAPWASGSPTADNQRAIHQALRTTDIWHLRTRRATELSGGERARARLARALAVEAPLLLADEPVAALDPLHQLKVMSYLRDYCQSGTTASDRHGAQNEVGHSTPNSSQNSAHHSSGDAEQTDTHPPGRAAIVVMHDLTLASRFCDRLLLLHQGEPVALGPPGQVLSPERLRDIYGIRAISAQIEGQSYVLPWALSDADANHANPSVQQAP from the coding sequence ATGATCCTGCTCGAACTGGAAAACGTCTCGGTCGAGCTTGGCGGGCGCAGCCTGCTGCGCGGTGTCTCGCTGCAACTGAGGGCAGGCGAGCTGCTGGGACTGATCGGCCCCAATGGCGCTGGCAAGAGCACCCTGCTCAAGACCGTGGTGCAACTGCTGCCCACTGCTGTTGGTGGCGCTTGGGCCGGCCGGATTCGCCTGCTCGGGCAGGATACGAACACGCTCGACCCGCGTGAGCGCGCCCGCCGGCTGGCTTATCTCAGTCAGGACGACCGCGTGCAATGGCCGATCCGGGTCGAGGATCTGGTCGCACTCGGACGACATCCCTATCACCCGACCTGGCGCGGCGTCGCCCCTTGGGCCTCAGGCAGTCCGACTGCGGACAACCAACGCGCCATCCATCAAGCCCTGCGCACCACCGACATCTGGCACTTACGAACCCGCCGCGCGACCGAACTCTCCGGCGGCGAGCGCGCCCGCGCCCGGCTCGCCCGGGCACTGGCCGTCGAGGCGCCACTGCTGCTCGCCGACGAACCGGTCGCCGCGCTCGACCCGCTGCATCAGCTCAAGGTGATGAGCTATCTGCGCGACTATTGTCAGTCCGGCACAACCGCCAGCGACCGCCACGGCGCGCAGAACGAGGTCGGCCACAGCACCCCAAACAGCAGCCAGAACAGCGCTCATCACAGCAGCGGCGACGCAGAGCAAACCGATACGCACCCACCAGGGCGTGCCGCCATCGTTGTGATGCACGACCTCACCCTCGCCAGCCGCTTCTGCGACCGGCTGCTGCTGCTGCACCAGGGCGAGCCCGTCGCGCTCGGCCCGCCCGGTCAAGTGCTAAGCCCCGAGCGGCTGCGGGACATCTACGGCATTCGCGCAATCAGCGCGCAGATCGAGGGGCAAAGCTATGTGCTACCTTGGGCGCTGAGCGATGCCGATGCAAATCATGCGAATCCCAGTGTTCAACAAGCTCCCTGA
- a CDS encoding anthranilate phosphoribosyltransferase codes for MNDTQKTMRSIIQRIATGPELSKDISLEESRIGMRAILDGEIDPVQAGLFLIGLRMKRETDDEMRGVLDAIRGITDSAVADVDDVVDIADPYDGYNRCLPAAPFLAPVLAECGVPTVSHGVDAVGPKFGVTARHVFEAAGIPVDLSPDDAARRLSDPALGWTYVDQRAFAPKLHALVDLRSTIVKRQVITTTEVMAQPIQGRRKTHLVTGYVHKPYPRIYALLARHADFDSALLVRGVEGGVIPSLRQAGVCFNYHQMGEEQSFDIDPAALGIEQSARAVPLPDDLPTANRPGDDIAIAVDVRATAQAAADAGRRALAGEPGPTYDSLVFAGALVLWHLGREKTLPAAADRVRAALDSGVAAQRLR; via the coding sequence ATGAACGATACGCAAAAGACCATGCGCTCCATTATTCAGCGCATCGCAACCGGCCCGGAACTGTCCAAGGACATTTCACTGGAAGAATCCCGCATCGGCATGCGCGCCATTCTTGATGGCGAGATCGACCCGGTGCAGGCTGGGCTCTTTCTGATCGGACTGCGCATGAAGCGCGAGACCGACGACGAAATGCGCGGCGTGCTGGACGCGATTCGCGGCATCACCGACAGCGCGGTGGCCGATGTCGATGACGTGGTGGACATTGCCGACCCCTACGACGGCTACAATCGCTGTCTGCCAGCGGCGCCCTTTCTGGCACCTGTGCTGGCTGAGTGCGGCGTACCGACCGTCAGCCATGGCGTGGATGCTGTTGGCCCCAAATTCGGCGTGACCGCGCGGCATGTCTTTGAGGCAGCCGGCATCCCGGTCGACTTGTCGCCTGACGATGCTGCTCGGCGCCTGTCCGATCCGGCCCTTGGCTGGACCTATGTCGACCAACGCGCCTTCGCGCCCAAACTGCACGCACTAGTCGACCTGCGCTCAACCATCGTCAAGCGCCAGGTCATTACCACCACGGAGGTCATGGCCCAGCCCATTCAAGGGCGACGCAAGACACATCTGGTCACCGGCTATGTCCACAAGCCCTATCCGCGCATCTATGCCCTGCTCGCGCGGCATGCCGATTTCGACTCGGCCCTGCTGGTTCGTGGTGTCGAAGGTGGCGTGATCCCGTCCCTTCGCCAGGCCGGCGTGTGCTTCAACTACCATCAGATGGGCGAGGAGCAGTCGTTCGACATCGACCCGGCCGCCCTGGGCATTGAGCAGTCCGCGCGCGCCGTGCCCTTGCCGGATGATCTGCCCACCGCCAATCGCCCCGGCGATGACATTGCCATCGCGGTGGATGTGCGCGCCACCGCACAGGCCGCTGCCGATGCCGGCCGCCGCGCGCTGGCTGGCGAGCCCGGCCCGACCTACGACAGTCTGGTGTTCGCAGGCGCCCTGGTGCTCTGGCATCTGGGCCGCGAGAAAACACTGCCGGCTGCGGCCGACCGCGTTCGCGCTGCATTGGACTCAGGCGTGGCCGCGCAACGGCTGCGCTGA
- a CDS encoding non-heme iron oxygenase ferredoxin subunit — protein sequence MQAPFVPVADAETLEPGHFLKVQADGRAFLVAMVGDDLYAVEDLCSHEDYPLSYGCLDGDRIKCSLHGSRFSLKTGEPLDEPADQPIATFAVVIEDGRIWIDPSRSTNAAT from the coding sequence ATGCAAGCACCCTTTGTCCCTGTCGCGGATGCCGAGACCCTCGAGCCCGGGCACTTCCTGAAAGTGCAAGCCGACGGCCGCGCTTTTCTGGTGGCCATGGTGGGCGACGACCTCTATGCGGTCGAGGACCTTTGCAGCCACGAGGATTACCCGCTCTCTTACGGCTGCCTGGATGGCGATCGCATCAAATGCTCACTGCATGGAAGCCGTTTCAGCCTCAAGACGGGGGAGCCCCTGGATGAGCCGGCGGATCAGCCCATCGCCACCTTCGCCGTCGTCATCGAGGACGGGCGGATTTGGATTGACCCCAGCCGGTCGACCAACGCCGCTACTTAA
- a CDS encoding carbon-nitrogen hydrolase, whose product MQSNPDRARVIKLALAQDRDHGDAETNRRAILDHIEAAAQAGCGLLLLQELHNGPYFCQRESMTGFDRAEPVPGPTTEWLGVAARRHGLVIVGSLFERRAPGLYHNTAVVLDTDGRLAGCYRKMHIPDDPGYYEKYYFTSGDLGFNPIDTSIGRLGVLVCWDQWFPEAARLMALAGAELLLYPTAIGWDPEDSPAEQARQREAWMTVQRGHAIANGLPLLACNRVGFEAEASAPGGGSQFWGSSFVCGPQGELLARAPEDAPALLIAEIDLSHSEQIRRAWPFLRDRRIDAYGDLSRRFRDSA is encoded by the coding sequence ATGCAATCCAACCCGGACAGAGCGCGCGTCATCAAGCTTGCCCTGGCGCAAGATCGGGATCACGGTGATGCCGAGACCAACCGCAGGGCCATTCTGGACCATATCGAGGCAGCGGCGCAGGCGGGCTGCGGGCTGCTGTTGCTGCAAGAGTTGCACAACGGGCCCTATTTCTGCCAGCGCGAAAGCATGACGGGATTCGACCGCGCGGAGCCCGTGCCAGGCCCGACGACCGAGTGGCTCGGCGTGGCTGCGCGTCGGCATGGTCTGGTCATCGTTGGATCCTTGTTCGAGCGCCGCGCCCCGGGGCTGTATCACAACACGGCGGTGGTGTTGGATACCGACGGGCGTCTTGCCGGCTGCTATCGCAAGATGCACATTCCGGATGATCCTGGCTACTACGAAAAGTATTATTTCACCTCCGGCGATCTTGGCTTCAACCCCATCGACACCAGCATTGGGCGCCTTGGCGTGTTGGTGTGCTGGGATCAGTGGTTCCCTGAGGCGGCACGCCTAATGGCGCTGGCCGGTGCCGAGCTGCTGCTGTATCCGACTGCGATTGGCTGGGATCCGGAGGATTCACCCGCCGAGCAGGCACGCCAGCGCGAGGCCTGGATGACGGTGCAGCGCGGCCATGCTATCGCCAACGGGCTCCCCCTGCTGGCCTGCAATCGCGTGGGCTTTGAGGCCGAAGCCAGCGCACCGGGCGGCGGCAGCCAGTTCTGGGGCAGCTCCTTTGTCTGCGGCCCTCAAGGCGAGTTGCTTGCCAGGGCGCCTGAGGATGCGCCCGCGCTGCTAATTGCCGAGATTGATCTCAGCCACAGCGAACAGATCCGACGCGCCTGGCCTTTTCTGCGCGACCGGCGCATCGACGCCTATGGCGATCTCAGCCGCCGGTTTCGCGATTCAGCTTGA
- the ccmE gene encoding cytochrome c maturation protein CcmE produces the protein MKARQKRMLFVTVAVVGVSLAAGLAISALRSNISYFFSPSQVMANEHPTDAVFRVGGLVVEDSLKRQSDGLTSRFEVTDNAAVVPVSYTGILPDLFSEGQGVVAKGRMGPGGVFMAEEVLAKHDESYMPPEVADSLQQSHVDGVVESVTQNKPVIQ, from the coding sequence ATGAAAGCCAGACAAAAACGCATGCTTTTCGTGACAGTCGCCGTGGTCGGCGTCAGCCTGGCCGCTGGCCTGGCCATCAGCGCGCTGCGCAGCAATATTTCGTATTTCTTCAGCCCCTCGCAGGTGATGGCGAACGAGCATCCAACCGATGCCGTCTTTCGCGTTGGCGGGCTGGTGGTAGAAGACAGCCTGAAACGACAGAGCGACGGACTGACCTCAAGGTTCGAGGTCACGGACAACGCCGCCGTGGTGCCGGTGAGCTATACCGGCATCCTGCCCGATCTGTTCAGTGAGGGCCAAGGCGTGGTGGCCAAAGGGCGCATGGGGCCGGGCGGTGTCTTCATGGCCGAGGAGGTTCTGGCCAAGCATGACGAATCCTACATGCCGCCCGAGGTTGCCGACAGTCTGCAGCAATCCCACGTCGATGGCGTGGTCGAGTCAGTGACACAAAACAAGCCGGTGATCCAATGA
- the ccmA gene encoding cytochrome c biogenesis heme-transporting ATPase CcmA, which translates to MLEVSALSCRRGDRCLFSALDLKLEPGQLLHLQGSNGSGKTTLLRALCGLLHPDAGSIRWRGEPIERLAEDYYRDLLYLGHLNGIKGDLTGVENLRISARLAGRRDCQDTEIEQALSRIGLGGFEDLPCRMLSQGQKKRVALARLLISKAPLWILDEPFVALDVGAVALLDDLIRAHVEAGGLVVLTTHQALTLAVEQRLHLNLDATAPVITSPASPMPSADSMQSPDPAQSPQPPAVSGSMGNAAMTAAAKLPGIAAETSC; encoded by the coding sequence ATGCTTGAGGTTTCCGCACTGAGCTGCCGCCGTGGCGATCGTTGCCTGTTCAGCGCACTGGACCTGAAGCTCGAGCCAGGGCAACTGCTGCATCTTCAGGGCTCCAACGGCAGCGGCAAGACCACGCTGCTGCGGGCTCTGTGCGGCCTGCTGCACCCGGATGCCGGCAGTATTCGCTGGCGCGGCGAGCCGATCGAACGGCTGGCCGAGGACTATTATCGCGATTTGCTCTACCTCGGGCACCTCAATGGCATCAAGGGTGATTTGACCGGCGTCGAGAACTTGCGCATCTCGGCGCGCCTGGCCGGGCGCCGAGACTGCCAAGATACCGAAATTGAGCAGGCACTTTCGCGCATCGGCCTCGGCGGCTTTGAGGATTTACCCTGCCGCATGCTGTCGCAAGGGCAGAAGAAACGGGTCGCGCTGGCGCGCTTGCTGATTAGCAAGGCGCCCTTGTGGATTCTCGACGAACCCTTCGTAGCGCTGGATGTCGGCGCCGTCGCCTTGCTCGATGATCTGATTCGCGCCCATGTCGAGGCCGGCGGCCTCGTGGTGCTAACCACACATCAGGCGCTGACGCTAGCGGTTGAGCAGAGGCTGCATCTGAATCTCGACGCAACCGCGCCAGTGATCACATCACCGGCTAGTCCAATGCCAAGCGCAGATTCAATGCAAAGCCCAGATCCAGCACAAAGCCCGCAGCCACCCGCGGTTTCTGGCTCGATGGGAAACGCGGCAATGACCGCGGCGGCAAAGCTCCCCGGGATCGCGGCAGAGACATCATGCTAA
- a CDS encoding TOTE conflict system archaeo-eukaryotic primase domain-containing protein, with protein MAEQDELVALRAENARLIALLEAHGIQWREPAESDSPASERETPRLSTREKVALFRRLFRGRDDVFPVRWESKSSGKSGYTPACANEWRAGLCDKPRIKCADCGHRALIPITDEVIYDHLAGKHTMGIYPLLEDDTCHFLAVDFDKADWRADALAFAQSCEDLGVPVALEISRSGQGAHAWIFFDNRVPAHEARRLGTTLISHTCARTRQLELTSYDRLFPNQDKLPKGGFGNLIALPLQKQPRENQCSLFVDTNWRAYPDQWAYLASIRLMSPRDIEPTILRGGGGMHPLDIAFIDEEDQAKPWKRPEPAARALPAPMPKRITMTLANLLYFEKAQLPQPLANRLIRLAAFQNPAFYRAQAMRLSVWDKPRVIGCAENYPQHIALPRGCLDAALELLQDNAIDSELHDERCSGQPIEVEFAGTLRSDQTDAVTAMLQQDTGVLCAPTAFGKTVVAAAMIAERRINTLILVHRTDLLNQWRERLRFFLSVGKGVIGTIGGGKSKLSGQIDIAVMQSLSRQGEVNACVEDYGQVIVDECHHIGAVSFEDIFKRVKAKYVLGLTATPIRRDGQQPIIFMQCGPIRYTATQPAGAPHDLAVVPHELSGGIDLPPEAGIQEVFRHLANDQDRTKTIADAICEAFDKGRKVLVLTERTGHLDAIHAALAGKVPSVFVLHGRMSKKQRGALIAELDALSPNAPRVLLATGKLVGEGFDHPPLDTLVLAMPVSWRGTLQQYAGRLHREHANKTDVRIIDFVDAGHPALRRMWDKRQRGYRAMGYRIADQPELDVR; from the coding sequence ATGGCTGAGCAGGATGAACTTGTCGCGCTGAGGGCCGAGAATGCGCGCCTGATCGCGCTACTGGAAGCCCATGGAATCCAGTGGCGAGAGCCTGCCGAGTCCGATTCCCCCGCCTCCGAGCGGGAAACTCCGAGGCTGTCAACGCGCGAAAAAGTGGCGCTGTTTCGTCGGCTTTTCCGGGGCCGCGACGATGTCTTTCCGGTCCGCTGGGAGAGCAAGAGCAGCGGCAAATCAGGCTATACACCAGCGTGCGCCAACGAATGGCGCGCGGGCCTGTGCGACAAACCGCGCATCAAATGCGCCGACTGTGGCCATCGCGCGCTGATCCCAATCACCGATGAAGTCATTTATGACCACCTGGCGGGCAAGCACACGATGGGCATCTATCCCTTGCTGGAAGATGACACCTGCCATTTTCTCGCGGTCGATTTCGACAAAGCTGACTGGCGTGCCGATGCGCTTGCTTTCGCCCAGTCTTGCGAGGACCTCGGTGTTCCCGTCGCGCTCGAAATCTCGCGCTCCGGCCAAGGGGCGCATGCCTGGATCTTCTTCGATAACCGTGTGCCAGCACACGAGGCCCGTCGTCTTGGCACGACCCTGATCAGCCACACCTGCGCCCGGACCCGTCAGCTCGAGTTGACTTCCTACGACCGACTTTTCCCAAACCAGGATAAGCTACCCAAGGGCGGTTTCGGCAACCTGATTGCCTTGCCACTGCAAAAGCAACCGCGAGAAAACCAGTGCAGCCTATTCGTCGACACCAATTGGCGCGCGTATCCAGACCAATGGGCCTACCTGGCGTCGATAAGACTGATGTCGCCACGGGATATCGAGCCCACCATCCTGCGCGGTGGCGGTGGGATGCATCCATTGGATATCGCCTTCATCGATGAGGAAGACCAGGCGAAGCCCTGGAAGCGACCCGAACCAGCGGCCAGAGCGCTGCCAGCACCGATGCCCAAGCGCATCACCATGACCCTGGCCAACCTGCTCTATTTCGAGAAGGCACAACTGCCGCAGCCACTGGCCAACCGGCTGATCCGCCTCGCCGCCTTTCAAAACCCGGCCTTCTACCGGGCACAGGCCATGCGCCTCTCGGTGTGGGATAAGCCCCGCGTGATCGGCTGTGCGGAAAACTACCCGCAGCATATTGCGCTGCCGCGCGGCTGTCTCGATGCCGCGCTGGAGCTCTTGCAGGACAACGCCATCGACAGCGAACTTCACGACGAGCGGTGTTCGGGCCAGCCTATTGAGGTCGAATTCGCTGGCACCCTGCGATCCGACCAAACCGACGCCGTCACCGCGATGCTACAACAGGACACCGGGGTTCTCTGCGCGCCAACGGCCTTCGGCAAGACGGTCGTCGCCGCCGCGATGATCGCTGAGCGCCGTATCAACACCTTGATCCTGGTACATCGAACGGACCTGCTCAACCAATGGCGGGAACGTCTGCGATTCTTTCTCAGCGTCGGCAAGGGCGTGATCGGGACCATCGGCGGCGGAAAGTCCAAGCTCAGCGGCCAGATCGATATTGCCGTGATGCAGTCGCTCTCGAGGCAGGGTGAGGTCAACGCCTGCGTCGAAGACTATGGTCAGGTCATCGTGGATGAGTGTCACCACATCGGCGCGGTCTCGTTCGAGGACATCTTCAAACGCGTCAAAGCCAAATACGTCCTGGGCCTGACCGCCACGCCGATCCGCCGCGACGGCCAACAGCCCATTATCTTCATGCAGTGTGGTCCCATCCGATATACGGCGACACAGCCCGCAGGCGCCCCGCATGACCTTGCCGTGGTGCCGCACGAGCTGTCCGGGGGCATTGACCTGCCGCCGGAAGCGGGCATTCAGGAGGTCTTTCGTCACCTGGCCAATGACCAAGATCGGACCAAGACGATCGCCGATGCCATCTGCGAGGCGTTCGATAAGGGACGCAAGGTTCTGGTGTTGACCGAGCGCACCGGCCACTTGGATGCCATCCATGCTGCACTGGCCGGCAAGGTTCCATCAGTCTTCGTGCTACACGGGCGGATGTCGAAAAAGCAGCGCGGCGCCTTGATCGCCGAGCTTGATGCGCTCTCGCCGAATGCCCCTCGAGTGTTACTCGCCACGGGAAAACTGGTCGGGGAAGGCTTCGACCATCCGCCGCTTGATACCTTGGTCTTGGCGATGCCGGTGTCCTGGCGGGGGACACTCCAGCAATATGCTGGCCGCCTGCACCGGGAGCATGCCAACAAGACCGACGTGCGGATTATCGACTTTGTCGATGCCGGGCATCCAGCACTGCGACGCATGTGGGACAAACGCCAACGGGGATATCGGGCGATGGGCTATCGCATCGCTGACCAACCTGAGCTGGATGTCCGCTGA
- the ccmD gene encoding heme exporter protein CcmD has protein sequence MSDFLNQGGYAFFVWGAYGMTFVLLAAEIIALMVSQRTIRARLGRWVRGRAPHQPSVQPSGKQRSPD, from the coding sequence ATGAGCGACTTTCTGAACCAGGGCGGTTATGCCTTTTTTGTCTGGGGCGCCTACGGCATGACCTTCGTGCTGCTTGCGGCGGAAATCATCGCGCTGATGGTCAGTCAGCGAACCATTCGCGCGCGTTTAGGTCGATGGGTACGCGGGCGCGCGCCACATCAGCCGTCAGTTCAGCCGTCAGGCAAGCAGCGCAGCCCTGACTAG
- a CDS encoding DUF2726 domain-containing protein — MHLFYLLLILTIIALANLLLGVVLSKKDGGRVGRLPAQRRRPMLSVREVQNLKLLEKILGEQRRVQTQVPLYLLIDPAPGVSARRARKWRSQLGALSVDLAVLSADATEPLCAILLTAGGKRPRRVRREQAQVQSLCKQADLPVLTLSGDEQAAPEALKERLEELIWPLEERLVADHQVASEDEDALLAGLAVAMRDRSVAQRSAR, encoded by the coding sequence ATGCACCTGTTCTATCTGCTGCTGATTCTGACCATAATTGCGCTTGCCAATCTCTTGCTTGGTGTGGTCTTGAGCAAAAAGGACGGTGGGCGCGTCGGCAGGCTGCCGGCGCAGCGGCGCAGGCCCATGCTGAGTGTGCGGGAGGTTCAGAATCTCAAGCTGCTGGAGAAGATTCTCGGTGAGCAGCGCCGAGTGCAGACGCAGGTGCCTCTGTACTTGTTGATCGATCCGGCACCCGGCGTGTCGGCAAGACGCGCCAGAAAGTGGCGCTCCCAGCTCGGTGCCCTGAGCGTCGATCTTGCCGTGCTGTCAGCCGATGCCACTGAGCCGCTGTGCGCTATCTTGCTGACCGCGGGCGGCAAGCGTCCGCGCCGGGTGCGTCGCGAGCAGGCTCAGGTGCAATCCTTGTGCAAGCAAGCCGATCTGCCCGTTCTGACCCTCTCGGGCGACGAGCAGGCAGCTCCCGAGGCACTCAAAGAGCGTCTCGAGGAGCTAATCTGGCCGCTAGAGGAGCGCTTGGTTGCCGATCACCAAGTGGCGAGCGAGGACGAAGACGCCCTGCTCGCCGGGCTGGCCGTCGCCATGCGTGACCGTAGCGTGGCGCAGCGGTCGGCACGCTAG
- the ccsA gene encoding cytochrome c biogenesis protein CcsA: protein MKLNWFKYASPAAFYPIAGRLIPWFGGLAAVLVLASLLWGFFGTADQLGGSNPQKEYYRIIYIHVGGAWMSMWLYLVLAGWAAIGLVFNTRLSFMMANAVAPTGAIFTFIALWTGAFWGRPSWGTYWDWDPRLTSELILFFLYIGYIALHSAIDDTRRADRAAALLSIVGLVMLPVIYWSINCPDPTQCAALHQRSDPGSIHPSILWPMLGVTLGFWSYSFATAFARLRGIILQREADSAWVSDLLQGESQGEPRGGTVR from the coding sequence ATGAAGCTCAACTGGTTCAAATACGCCTCCCCGGCTGCTTTCTACCCCATCGCGGGCCGGCTGATTCCCTGGTTTGGAGGCCTGGCTGCCGTGCTGGTGCTGGCCTCGCTGCTGTGGGGCTTTTTCGGCACCGCGGACCAACTCGGCGGCAGTAATCCGCAAAAGGAGTATTACCGCATTATTTACATCCATGTCGGTGGTGCATGGATGTCGATGTGGCTTTACCTTGTCCTGGCCGGCTGGGCGGCGATCGGGCTGGTGTTTAATACGCGCCTCAGCTTCATGATGGCCAATGCAGTGGCGCCGACCGGAGCGATTTTCACCTTCATAGCGCTCTGGACCGGAGCCTTCTGGGGGCGGCCAAGCTGGGGCACCTACTGGGATTGGGACCCACGCCTGACCTCGGAGTTGATTTTGTTCTTCCTCTACATCGGCTATATCGCATTGCATTCGGCCATTGATGACACCCGCCGCGCCGATCGCGCCGCTGCCTTGCTGTCGATTGTGGGGTTGGTGATGCTGCCGGTGATTTACTGGTCCATTAATTGCCCCGATCCGACCCAGTGCGCGGCGCTGCATCAGCGCTCCGATCCGGGCTCGATTCACCCGAGCATTCTTTGGCCAATGCTTGGCGTGACGCTCGGGTTCTGGAGCTACTCCTTCGCCACCGCCTTCGCGCGGTTGCGCGGCATCATTTTGCAGCGTGAGGCCGACAGCGCCTGGGTAAGCGATTTGCTGCAAGGGGAATCCCAAGGAGAGCCCCGAGGAGGGACGGTGCGATGA
- the ccmB gene encoding heme exporter protein CcmB, which produces MLKTFWSILLRDLTLALRRRTDVLTVLFFFIIVVSLFPLGVGSEKALLRELGPGVVWVAALLASMLALERLFAADFDDGTLEQMLLTPQPLGLLVLAKVLAHWLLTGLPLVIIAPLIALQYQLEDGQTLMMMASLLLGTPTLGLIGAIGAALTLGLRGGGILLSLLILPLYIPILIYGEGAVTVSAIALADSEPYLMLLGALLLLSLILGPWAAAAALRISID; this is translated from the coding sequence ATGCTAAAAACATTTTGGTCGATTCTGCTGCGTGACCTGACGCTCGCGCTGCGCCGGCGCACCGATGTGCTGACGGTGCTGTTCTTCTTTATCATCGTGGTCAGCCTGTTCCCACTCGGTGTTGGCAGCGAGAAAGCCCTGCTGCGCGAGCTCGGACCCGGGGTGGTCTGGGTGGCGGCGCTGCTGGCCTCAATGCTCGCGCTTGAGCGGCTGTTTGCGGCCGACTTCGACGACGGCACCCTGGAACAGATGCTGCTCACCCCGCAGCCGCTCGGCCTGCTGGTGCTGGCCAAGGTGCTCGCCCACTGGCTGCTGACCGGGTTGCCACTGGTGATCATCGCGCCCCTGATCGCGCTGCAATATCAGCTCGAGGATGGTCAGACGCTGATGATGATGGCATCCTTACTGCTCGGCACCCCCACGTTGGGGCTGATCGGCGCCATCGGCGCGGCCCTGACACTGGGGCTACGCGGTGGAGGAATTTTGCTCTCGCTGCTGATTTTACCGCTCTACATACCGATTTTGATCTACGGCGAGGGCGCCGTCACTGTCAGCGCCATTGCGCTGGCCGACAGCGAGCCTTATCTGATGCTGTTGGGTGCGCTGCTGCTGCTGTCACTGATCCTCGGCCCCTGGGCGGCGGCGGCGGCATTGCGCATCTCGATCGACTGA
- the cbiB gene encoding adenosylcobinamide-phosphate synthase CbiB translates to MNTFPWPLLLAVWLLDAALGDPDYPWHPIRLLGAFSLRLEHRLFDSGLKGYGGGALHWLLVIGAALAGWWLPHWLLAAVDPLLAMGWDLFLAYSLLCTRDLLDHGRRVLEQLHDLPRARRALSRLVGRDTEPLQTDGIVRATIESLAENLTDAVLTPFWALCLFGLPGLVLVKAISTLDSMVGYRNALYCRFGTLAARTDDLIHWLPARLSAPLIALAAAVLRLGGQPLHPKLALTTAWHQHALLPSPNSGWSEAACAGALRARLLGPIHRHGKLVSDLFMGAPQWRANLNASDLRCALALIACASWISLACGLAMAVLVACE, encoded by the coding sequence CTGAACACCTTCCCCTGGCCCCTGCTGCTCGCCGTCTGGCTGCTTGACGCCGCCCTTGGCGATCCTGACTATCCCTGGCACCCCATCCGGCTGCTCGGCGCATTCAGCCTGCGCCTTGAGCACCGGCTCTTCGACAGCGGACTCAAGGGATATGGCGGCGGCGCGCTGCATTGGCTGTTGGTGATCGGTGCCGCGCTCGCCGGCTGGTGGCTGCCCCATTGGCTTTTGGCCGCCGTCGATCCGCTGCTCGCCATGGGCTGGGATCTGTTTCTCGCCTACAGCCTGCTCTGCACCCGCGACCTCCTGGACCACGGCCGGCGCGTGCTGGAGCAACTGCATGACCTGCCGCGTGCCCGCCGCGCGCTGAGCCGCCTGGTCGGTCGCGACACCGAGCCGCTGCAAACCGACGGCATCGTGCGCGCAACCATCGAGAGCCTGGCCGAGAATCTGACCGATGCCGTCCTTACACCCTTCTGGGCGCTCTGCCTGTTCGGCCTGCCCGGACTGGTTCTGGTCAAGGCGATCTCCACGCTCGACTCCATGGTCGGTTACCGCAACGCGCTTTATTGCCGCTTCGGCACCCTCGCCGCCCGCACGGATGACCTGATCCACTGGCTGCCAGCGCGGCTATCAGCGCCGCTCATCGCACTCGCGGCAGCCGTCTTGCGCCTCGGTGGCCAGCCCCTGCACCCAAAGCTCGCGCTCACCACCGCCTGGCATCAGCATGCCCTGCTGCCCAGTCCAAATTCCGGCTGGAGCGAAGCCGCCTGCGCTGGCGCACTGCGCGCACGCCTGCTCGGCCCCATCCACCGGCACGGTAAACTGGTCAGCGATCTGTTCATGGGCGCGCCGCAATGGCGGGCCAACCTGAATGCATCCGACCTGCGATGCGCGCTCGCCCTGATCGCCTGCGCCAGCTGGATCAGCCTCGCTTGCGGGCTTGCCATGGCGGTCTTGGTTGCTTGCGAATGA